The stretch of DNA TGCCATTGAATTCATATCGCTTTTTACGGCGAGCTGGAGCTCGTAATGAGCGGGGCTAGGAAGTGGCAGGTTCATAGCTGGAGCTCGTGAACCGACGGCGTGGCGATACAGAATGCATTGAAATTGTCATTGACATTTTGATTGTCATTGCCATTGCCAATGTTTAACAAAAGGCCAATAAGGTCATTTTAAGGTTAATAAAGAAAATGGGCGCATCAATTCCTGTCTAAAGAACGTTTTAACAAAAAAAGATAAATGGGTAGACTGGTTCGCATATCAATACTGTTAGGGCTTTGCATCCTGTTGGGGCCATGGGGGTGGAGTCAGCGACCAGAACGCGTTCTTCAGGATCCGACCAGATCAGACAGGCCGTCGAATACGGGGCCGGATGATGTGTCTCAAATGGGATTTGATGAACAGTTGGCCGATGAGGTGGATACCTTTGGCGTGTTTATTTATTTTGCTGAAAATCCTAATCGGGAAACACCTTTTGCCGATAGTTTACTGTTTGGCTATTTCCACCAATATGATCCCATTCGGCAACGCGATTTTGACTATATGCACCTGGGCAATACGGGCTCAGCGCATCGACCTATTTTGTATGAGACTACGCGCAGAAGGGGCTTCGATGTTGGACTTCATCAGTACGATCTATACCAGACCAAGGCTAACCAAACAGCTTTTTATCGTTTAGAAAAACCCTACACGAATGTCTCCTATACCCAAGGCGGGGAGCAGGCAGATGGGCTTTTTAAGGCGCAGTTTAGCCGCAATTTTGCCAATGGTATCAACTATGGGCTGGATTACAGGAAGATCAGCTACCTTAGTTCTTCTAATCAATATCCCAACCAAAATACGCGGACGACTACCTTTGTTAATAACATGTCATATGAAAACGAGAAGGGCAAATACCAGGCTTACTTTAGTATGGCATCCAATACCATTGAGGCAGAAGACAATGGGGGCATTCGGATAGAGCCCGAAAAATCTGGGCAATTTCGTGTTCAATCCTCTGCCCGTACCTTTCTCACAACGGGACAAAGCAGGCATACGCACCGAGAGTGGAGCTACACCCATTACCTTAAATTTGGGGGAGGCGTAGATTCTATCAGAGGTGAAAAGAGGGCTTATACGCTCTCTCATCAATTGCTTTACAATACGAGTAAGTACAAGTTTTTTACAGAGGGGGCGATCGCCGATTCTTCTTTTTTTAATGCTTTTCCAGATTTCCATGTAGATGATCGCGGTAGCCGCTTTTTTCTACAGCATCAAAAGCTGGAGAACGTCTTTAACCTCAGCACCTTCAAGCTAGGACAAAACAAGCAAGCTAATGAGGCGAAACGGGAAAAGGATTTGTTGCAATTTGGCCTTGTTCATACCCTCAATTGGTTGCAATTTGAACCCGACAAATTTACGGTTAACAACCTCTTTTTAACGGGCAAAATCACCTTCAATCCCAGCGAAAGGCTTTTTATATCAACCGACGCCCATTTTGGCTTGCTGGATAATCGAGGGGACTATAAGCTCAATGGGGAGCTATTTTTCGACTTAAAAAAAGCAGGCAACCTTACTGCCAAAGCAACCAATCAGCTGTATAGCCCTACCCTCTTGCAAGAACAATTGTTGATCTCTCAGCAATATATCTGGAAAAAGGCCTTTAAGGCAACTTTTGAAACCAACCTAACGGCCGCCTATTATTTGCCGCTGCTGGATATTACCCTTTCCGGTGGCTATCACCTCATCAATAACTTCATTTATTTTGACGAGACGGGCCAACCGGAGCAGACCGGTGTCCCCATTAGTATTACCCAACTGATGGTTCAAAAAAACTTCTCTGTGGGGCATTTTTACCTCGATAATACCCTTGCCTTCCAGCAGTCTAGTGAAACCTATATCCGCGTGCCCACGATCTACTCCAAGCATAGTTTGTATTACGCAGGAAAATGGTTTGGCGTGCTCAATGTCCGTTGGGGGCTCGATATGCGCTTCAATACTGCCTGGGATTCGTACTATTACAACCCTTTTTCTGGCCAATTCCAATTGGCCGGAGCGGATCTAAAAGTCGATGCCTATCCTAATGTGGATGCTTTTCTGAGCATGCGCGTCGGTAATTTTCGTGCTTTTTTCAAATTTGAAAACCTTTCCCTCCTTGCCCTCGATCGCAAATTATATTACCAAACTGCTTATTATCCTTATCCCTTTAATGGTTTCCGCTTTGGCATCAACTGGCGGTTTATTAATTAAATTGCTGCCTAATGTACTCGTCAAGGCTTTCGAGCGCCATGGTCATCCCTTCTTTGAAGCCCATTTTAGGGTGGTTTCTAGAGCCCCCTAAAAAGGATAGCCTATCCCCAAATTCCAGATCAAATTATTTTTTCGCCAGCTGCGGGAAAAGGGGGCGATGTCGCTAAAGGTCCACTGGAAGCCTTGGTTGAGAAAGGGTTTTCTCAAGGCAAAAGCGCCATCCAGGCGGATGACGAAAAACTGGAAATCGAGTCGAAAGCCCAGGCCTGTTCCCAGGGCTATTTCATTGAGAAAACGACCAAATTTGAAGACGCCTTCGGGGCGGTTTCCTGCTCTTAGCAGCCAAACATTACCGGCATCCAGAAACAAAGCCCCCTTGAGGTAACTGAAAAGCGGAAAGCGGTATTCGACATTCCCCTCCAACTTGATATCTCCGGTTTGGTCGATGAATTGATTGCGAATAGCGTCGTCATCAGCGATGTCGGCAACATAGGTGCCGGGCCCTAAACCTTGTAAGCGAAAGGCACGAATACTATTCGAGCCCCCAATAAAAAACTGTTTGGTATAAGGGAGTACATCCGAATTGCCAAAAGGAACGCCTACACCAAAATAGAGGCGGGTGACGGTTAGGTTTTTGCGGTATGGATAGTAATAGCGGTAGTCAAGATTTAGTTTTACGAATTGGGCGTAAGGAAGCCCCAAAATGGCATAGGGCCGGGTTTCATTTTGTTTGATCAGTAGGCTAAATATATTTAAGACATTACCGGATGTCTCTAGTTCTCCTTTGAAGTAGCTGTACCGGTCCGGCGAGCCCACAGCAGCATTAGAAAAAAGGTAGGTATAATTGAGTCCGGCGATAAATATGTCGTCAAAGCTCTGTTGCAGGCGCGGGTCTTCTTTTAGTAAAGCTTCAAAGGCGGGAGTTCGATTGCTGAGGCTAACCCTGTTCATCTGGATCGGATAAAACTGGTGTCTTCTCTTACTATCTTCCCGCCAATTATAGCCCATTTTCAGGGAGACGGCATTGATGGAATAAAATTGAATCCGTCGTTGGTAGTTGACCCCAAAGTTGATCTCCGTTCTTGGAATAAATTTAACATTCGGTCGATTTAACTGAATCGGAGCCATAAAACGGGGAGCAGAAAGATTCATCTCAAAATTGATATCCGCCGAATTGATGAGTTGCAAGCCGCTGCCCAATTGGGTCTCCAAACCACCAGCCAGCTCAATGTCCAGTCGCTCTGCCGCTCCAAAGATATTTTTATGGGAATAGGTAAAGGTTGCTGCGGTTCCGAGGTAGTTTCCGGTCCGGTTATTCAATTCAAATTCCGCTGTTATTTCTTGTTGGCGGTTGGGTGTAAGGTAAAAATAACGGTCGAGGATGTTTTTTCCATTTTCCTGGCGATTGATGTATTTCAGGTTGGCAAATTTAAAAACACCCAATTCCAGCAAATGGCTTTGGCTAAGTCGCTGATCCTTACGAGAAAAGCGATCGCCTTGCCTTTGCAAAATGAGGCGATCAAGCAGGGAAGGAAAAAGTAATTGGTCATTTTGTAAAATATGGAGGCCATTGGCCAGTTCCACCGTATCCGCAAATGGTTTGCCCGAAGCCGTATTGATATCGTATTCGGGATACAAGTAGGTTTGCCCGATATAATAAGGTGCTTGTGGCAGGCTCCCCTCCCTCGGTTTAATCCGCACGTGCAGGTCCGCCCGCAGCGGGCCAACCGTGGTGTCCACCAGGTAATAGACATAGGCCGTATTAAAATCCGCAAAACCCTGATCAGCAGCCAAGGCAGCCAGGCGCTCTCGCTCCAGGTTCAGTTGCTCCAAGTCATAAAAGGCCTCAGCTTGCAAAAAACTTTCGGACGCCGCGGTTTGCAAGAGGCGGCTGATGGCCATGCTATCGGCTGGCCAAGTGATGGCTCGAATGCGGTAGCGTCCGCTGGTCCGAATGGTATAGGTAAGGGCAACCTTTTTGCCATTGATGCTGGTATCTTCTTTTATGTCTAATTGAAATAGTCCTTTATCCCTTAAATATTTTTCCAACACCGCCTTGGTCCGAACGATTTGTTGTGGTTCATACAAGGCTGGCGGCTCCCCTAGCTTATTTTTAATCCAAGATCGAAGGCCTTTGGTTTTTTTCGGCTTTCCCATTAGGTTATAAATCCCTAGTGGCCATTTAAAAAGTCCTGTATTGGGAATGGGGCGGGTTAGCGCTAATAATTCATTTCGGGTACGTTTAAGCGGCAAGGTTTGGCTGGAATCAATCAGGTTAATTGTCGTTTTGGTATACAATAATTCACCCGCTTGCAGGTGTTTGACACCACTACAACTCATACTGACTAGTAGGAGAAGCCCGCTTATTAATAGGATGGAGAGCTTATTCATAGTCACTTTTTCTTCCCATCAAATGCTTTCTTCAAAAAAATACTAAACCCCGTTTTCGCCGTATTTTCTTCCAAAAGAACATCAAACTCGTCCTTTCGGAAAACGCGAAGCAAATAATTCCCTTTTTTATTCAATTTATATTCCAGCACATAATCACCGCTAAATGTACTGACATTGGCTTGATTACCACTACTCCGCAAATCCACATTGGTCCCTGCTTTTATCTTCAGTCGATCATTAAAAAACTGCTTGGAAAGGTCTACATCCAGTTGGGTAACCAGTTCATTGCTGGTCGCTGTTTGCTCCGATTTGTAGGCATCAATATCAAAATTGATTTCGACACCCTTGACGTAATTTTCAGCCAATTTATTCAATTGGGTACTAAATAGACTGGCTACGCTAGAGAAGGCCGCTTGTTCTCCTGCTGCGGTCACATCCGCCGAAATAGCCTGTTCTTTTTGCATAAAGTTCTTAAAAAGTAAAAGACTAAATACCTGTTGGTTCAATTCATTAGGATTATTATTTAAAGTATTCAGTTTGCGTTGTATGTTGCTACTCACCGCATCACCTTGTTGATCGGGCATTTCAATGGAGAAATTAATAGCCGGTTTGTTCAAATCGCCTTTCAGCTGAAGCATCACGTTCAAGGTTTGTCTTTCTTTCGATTTTTCTTCTTCTGTGGGGTCTAACTGCGAGTCACTATCAAGCAAAGCATAGGTCGTCGTCTTTAAGCCATAGCTGGCCCTGAGATCAAAACGGGCATCCAGGGGGTTGCCATTGAAGTAAACCTTACCGCCCTTTTCAATAGCAAATTTCCGGTGGAGGAGCTGTCCATAAGAGAAGGAATAGGTCCCTGAGCTTACGGTATAAACCCCCGATAATTGAATGTCTCCGCTAGGCATCATCCTCAAAATGAGATTGGCATCACCGCGACAAACCAATTTGTCGCCACTGACAGGATCAATGATGAATTGAAATTCTGCTGCATCTGTCAATTCTAAATTGATCCTAATATCAAAAGGGAAACTATTTTTCACTTTCGAAAAGGCCGACTTGTCCAATATTTTTTCAGCGGCATCTGGTGTGGTAAAAATTACATAATCATCTGCGTTGACAATGCTTTCGGTAACCGAAAAGGGGGATAGCGAAAAGGATGATGGGGCCAAAGTAGTGGCATCAATCTCCAAATGAGGCGCAGCCAAAGGCCCTTCTATGCGTATGCCTGCTTTGATCATTAATTGCCCAAAAAAAAGTTCGTTATCGGCCATGGTGGTGTTTAAAAACCGGAATTTGTCGGTTTCTGCTCGCAGGGCTAGCTGAAAATTGCTATAATGCTGGTGCGTTATCACTCCTCCAAGGCTCACTCGATGTCCGAGTTCATCTTCAATAAAGGTGGAATCAATGCTAATATTTTGCTGGTCGAGTGAAATAAGCGAAAAAGGCACTTTGTAGTGCGCATTGGCAAAAGGTACCTGGGTCGTAAAATCACGTACACGGAAAGTGCCCTTGATGACAGGTGCCGCTAATTTCCCGGTAACATCGAGGGTCCCTGACAAAAGTCCTTTATTTTGTGTTAATACCCCTGCTGAAAGGGGGTCAAGCAAAGCCAGATTTAAGCTTTCAATGGTAGCTTGAAGATTTAGCTCCTGCGCATCCGTCTGGTAATAACCGTCAAGGGCAATTTGGTTTTCGCTGCCTTGCAAGCCTAACTTGAGACCGATGGTGGATTCCGCCAATTTTTGGGTGGCGAGGAGTTGTAACTGCCCGACTTCCTGTTCCTTCCACAACAAATCTGCGATACCCAGGTCCGCCGTAAAATAAGGTTTACCTCCCAGGTCATGCAAAAGGATAGCGCCATTTATTTTTCCGTTAATCAAGCTATCTGGGTATTGTAAAACCTTGGTGATTTCATTGATTTCAAAAGCCTCAAAGCTTAGTTTTAGGGGAAGAATGGCGGTCGTATCCAAAGCGCCTTGCTGCTCGATGCCCACATATTGTTGTTCGTGTTGCAACAGCAGGTGTTGTATAAAAAACCATCCAGGTTTCAGGTAAATGGAATGATTTTTGGCTACATCCCATGCTTTGCCACCCAACACAATAGCGGGTGCCAGCCGCAGGTTATATTGCTTATTGAGTTGGGTCAGCGCGCCTTCTACTTGAATTTGCTGCGTGGCAGCTGTATCCGTCACTTCCAGGGCCCATTGCAGGCTATCATTACCTATGGTGGTTGTTAATTCGATTTGTGCAAGTTCCGGATAATCCAGGCTGGAGGGAATGATTACCCCTTGGCCGCTCATGCTTTTTTGATCACCTTTCATCGTCAGATGGGCGGCGGCCAGGCGTATTTCTCCATAATGCAGGGTATCCAGGGTGGCATCGATTGCCAGGGTTTGGGCGGGATGGTCGAGGGATAGCGTTAGCTGAAGGGCGTCGAGGCGGTGAAGGGCATGGAGGGCGACTATCCGCAGCGGGAGGGGGTCCTGGAGTTGAAGCTTGGCCTGCAGCGATTGGTCTTGGAGGGCAGGATGGCGGCGGAGGCTGTCCAAGGTGGCTGTCCAGGTGCTGTCTAGCAGTGCGCCTAGCTGAAAGTGGTGGTCGATGAGGCCCAAGCCCAGTTCGCCCAGGCGGCTTAATTGAAAGTGGCCTTCCATGGCCAGGGTAAGAAACGCTGATTGAAAGCTAAGGTTTCTTTTCCCATCGTCTGTCAATGAGGCGAGTAATTGCAAGTCGGAGGTGGCATAATGAAGAGTGTCATTGGCTAAGCGCAGGTCATCGATCGCCAGGTGACCTTGTAATTCATCCAGGTTACGCCCCTGAAAGTGGCCCTTGGCGGTGAATTGGACATTCAAGGTGGAATCGGTCAGGTGCAGTGACTTGGCGGCCAGTTGCTGAAGGTCTAATTCCAGGTCAATGGTCGGCATGCTATCGGTGAGCTTTAGCTTGCTC from Saprospiraceae bacterium encodes:
- a CDS encoding translocation/assembly module TamB domain-containing protein — its product is MSRWLALTLLGLFLLTWVLLQQPAIQQWAVKKLTQQLSHQFQTNISVNKVNIRFFKTVLLEGIYVEDQSGDTLLYAGRLAAKISLFSFISHTLHVEDIALENAVLNLRKMESDTAFNFAFLGNNTKASTVDTVSQFTWDIDLKKLNIDHVQLRFQDEKKCQKGTCLLEHLSLKLNQLDLARQVLEVEHLRLTDSKVAWTLFPHNLDEAVTDTTLSNGFSFPAIPWYITIKAFEAEQNAVSFHNEMTPDTSNRLDFNHLQLNDLSINLEGFEWHEKVLKGKLDHFSFEERSGLKLNDMTFDVTIDSNQIKVETLALETPLSQLWLSLQVDLPHQTVAWKDILLNGAILPSKIAFADLKEWLPALGEWVNVAALEATSILLSGRVSGSLGALKGEAIELRLGKYLALSGDMEVRDWWKGNGVFLKAYRTTISSAYRDLAMVLKKKLLPLGLAEFGAFWVGFSGEGNLENFRVESFDALTSSGTTLTGRGMLRDFSNWEKASFEVGLKDCSTTAGEWRGFIPTLPPMLDSLGLIKLAANAQGLLRDFEGTAMLESEIGLLNLDFKLQPEQDFSSAAYVLQADLKDFDIEKIMPTAAIKGPLEIHVEGEGKGLDWQTLTASFEGNVKGISYRDYAYPSLQMQGQLSEGLLSSQLMTSNAAIALALKSKLKLTDSMPTIDLELDLQQLAAKSLHLTDSTLNVQFTAKGHFQGRNLDELQGHLAIDDLRLANDTLHYATSDLQLLASLTDDGKRNLSFQSAFLTLAMEGHFQLSRLGELGLGLIDHHFQLGALLDSTWTATLDSLRRHPALQDQSLQAKLQLQDPLPLRIVALHALHRLDALQLTLSLDHPAQTLAIDATLDTLHYGEIRLAAAHLTMKGDQKSMSGQGVIIPSSLDYPELAQIELTTTIGNDSLQWALEVTDTAATQQIQVEGALTQLNKQYNLRLAPAIVLGGKAWDVAKNHSIYLKPGWFFIQHLLLQHEQQYVGIEQQGALDTTAILPLKLSFEAFEINEITKVLQYPDSLINGKINGAILLHDLGGKPYFTADLGIADLLWKEQEVGQLQLLATQKLAESTIGLKLGLQGSENQIALDGYYQTDAQELNLQATIESLNLALLDPLSAGVLTQNKGLLSGTLDVTGKLAAPVIKGTFRVRDFTTQVPFANAHYKVPFSLISLDQQNISIDSTFIEDELGHRVSLGGVITHQHYSNFQLALRAETDKFRFLNTTMADNELFFGQLMIKAGIRIEGPLAAPHLEIDATTLAPSSFSLSPFSVTESIVNADDYVIFTTPDAAEKILDKSAFSKVKNSFPFDIRINLELTDAAEFQFIIDPVSGDKLVCRGDANLILRMMPSGDIQLSGVYTVSSGTYSFSYGQLLHRKFAIEKGGKVYFNGNPLDARFDLRASYGLKTTTYALLDSDSQLDPTEEEKSKERQTLNVMLQLKGDLNKPAINFSIEMPDQQGDAVSSNIQRKLNTLNNNPNELNQQVFSLLLFKNFMQKEQAISADVTAAGEQAAFSSVASLFSTQLNKLAENYVKGVEINFDIDAYKSEQTATSNELVTQLDVDLSKQFFNDRLKIKAGTNVDLRSSGNQANVSTFSGDYVLEYKLNKKGNYLLRVFRKDEFDVLLEENTAKTGFSIFLKKAFDGKKK
- a CDS encoding putative porin, with the protein product MGRLVRISILLGLCILLGPWGWSQRPERVLQDPTRSDRPSNTGPDDVSQMGFDEQLADEVDTFGVFIYFAENPNRETPFADSLLFGYFHQYDPIRQRDFDYMHLGNTGSAHRPILYETTRRRGFDVGLHQYDLYQTKANQTAFYRLEKPYTNVSYTQGGEQADGLFKAQFSRNFANGINYGLDYRKISYLSSSNQYPNQNTRTTTFVNNMSYENEKGKYQAYFSMASNTIEAEDNGGIRIEPEKSGQFRVQSSARTFLTTGQSRHTHREWSYTHYLKFGGGVDSIRGEKRAYTLSHQLLYNTSKYKFFTEGAIADSSFFNAFPDFHVDDRGSRFFLQHQKLENVFNLSTFKLGQNKQANEAKREKDLLQFGLVHTLNWLQFEPDKFTVNNLFLTGKITFNPSERLFISTDAHFGLLDNRGDYKLNGELFFDLKKAGNLTAKATNQLYSPTLLQEQLLISQQYIWKKAFKATFETNLTAAYYLPLLDITLSGGYHLINNFIYFDETGQPEQTGVPISITQLMVQKNFSVGHFYLDNTLAFQQSSETYIRVPTIYSKHSLYYAGKWFGVLNVRWGLDMRFNTAWDSYYYNPFSGQFQLAGADLKVDAYPNVDAFLSMRVGNFRAFFKFENLSLLALDRKLYYQTAYYPYPFNGFRFGINWRFIN
- a CDS encoding BamA/TamA family outer membrane protein; the protein is MNKLSILLISGLLLLVSMSCSGVKHLQAGELLYTKTTINLIDSSQTLPLKRTRNELLALTRPIPNTGLFKWPLGIYNLMGKPKKTKGLRSWIKNKLGEPPALYEPQQIVRTKAVLEKYLRDKGLFQLDIKEDTSINGKKVALTYTIRTSGRYRIRAITWPADSMAISRLLQTAASESFLQAEAFYDLEQLNLERERLAALAADQGFADFNTAYVYYLVDTTVGPLRADLHVRIKPREGSLPQAPYYIGQTYLYPEYDINTASGKPFADTVELANGLHILQNDQLLFPSLLDRLILQRQGDRFSRKDQRLSQSHLLELGVFKFANLKYINRQENGKNILDRYFYLTPNRQQEITAEFELNNRTGNYLGTAATFTYSHKNIFGAAERLDIELAGGLETQLGSGLQLINSADINFEMNLSAPRFMAPIQLNRPNVKFIPRTEINFGVNYQRRIQFYSINAVSLKMGYNWREDSKRRHQFYPIQMNRVSLSNRTPAFEALLKEDPRLQQSFDDIFIAGLNYTYLFSNAAVGSPDRYSYFKGELETSGNVLNIFSLLIKQNETRPYAILGLPYAQFVKLNLDYRYYYPYRKNLTVTRLYFGVGVPFGNSDVLPYTKQFFIGGSNSIRAFRLQGLGPGTYVADIADDDAIRNQFIDQTGDIKLEGNVEYRFPLFSYLKGALFLDAGNVWLLRAGNRPEGVFKFGRFLNEIALGTGLGFRLDFQFFVIRLDGAFALRKPFLNQGFQWTFSDIAPFSRSWRKNNLIWNLGIGYPF